TGGCGCGCGCAGCGTTGGCCCAGTGCACGTTGTTCACGTTGACGACCGTGGTCTTGTTGATCACCACGTTGTTCACGATCCGCGGGCCGCCCCAGCCGTTCCAGTGCGGGTGACCGCGGAACGCGGCGCCGCCCCACCACGGGAAGCACGGCTCGCCCCAGCCCAGGGCGACCCAGCCCACGCCGCCGTGGCCGAAGCTGATGCCGACCGAGAAGGACGGTGCGCCGTAGAACGCGACCAGCGCCGGTGAGTAGTAGGGCCGCGCGACCAGCGGACCCGGCGCCCAGCCCCAGTAGCCGCCGACCGAGACCCAGCGCCCGTAGTGGAACGGGGCCCAGCCCCAGGGCGCGGCGTCGACCCAGGTCCAGCCGTAGTACGGGTCATAGACCCACGAGCCGGTGCTGTACGGCACCCAGCCCGGCGCCACGCGCGGCACCCAGACCGAGCCATAGGTCGGCACGACGCGCCAGTCACCGTAGTGGTCGAGGTCGTCCACGCCGTACACGCCGCTGGGCACGTAGCGCGCGCTCACCGACTCGAGCTGCTGGTCGGTGCGCGTGTAGTTCCAGCGGTCCCAGTCGTCGAGCTCCGCGGCGGCGTAGGTCTCGACCTTGGGCTGGTCGGTGCCCGAGACCACGACCGTCTCACTCGCCGCCACCGCGGACGCCTGGCCGGTGGCGGGAGTCAGCGTGGCGCTGCCGCCGCGCCGGCTGGTGAAGCTCGTGTTCTCGTCGGTCACCTCGATCCGGTAGTAGCCCGGGTGCTCGACGCTGAACGCCGCGTGCGGCGTGTCGATCTCGATGGTCGTGCCCGCCTTCACCGAGCGCAGGTCGAGCGAGGCATGCCCGTTCACGATCCGGAACTGCACGAAGTCGGGCTCGAGGTTGGTCAGCCCGAGCTGTGTCTCCTCGCCGGCGCGCACGAACGCGCGCGCGCCGATCTGGATCTCGAGGTTCGCCGCGTTGCCGGTGTAGAGCTGGTCGCCCTCGCCGAGCGGGGTGTTCACCTGCGCGGGGGTCCAGTCCTCTGCGCCGTTGCGCCAGAACGAGACCTCGCCGTCGGTGAAGCTGAGGCGGGGCGGCGTGCGGTCGAGCTCCTGGGCCGAGCCGGAGTCTGCGGCGGCCGGAGCCGACCCGGCGGGCGGCGCGGATCCGGGCGGAGGACCCGCCGGCGGTGATCCCGGAGGTGGAGCCTCGCCCTGCGCGCGCGCGTACAGCGCCGCGCTCGCGCACAGCGCGAACACGGTCAGGGCGCGCAGCCAACGAGAGCGAAGCTTGTGCATGGTTCCTCCTCGAGTCACTGCGGGTGGTCGTTCGCGCTGGGGTCACCGCCCGGAACGCCGCCATTCCAGCCATAGGCCAGGGTTCGGCCCAGGACTTCGAAGGGCGCGACGATCCCGTAGTACAACCCGTAGCGCAGCACGAGCCCGGTTGCGTAGAACGGCGCGTAGATGATCCGCATCGGGAGCGGCAGCGGGGCTGGCGGCGCCGGGGCGACCGGCACCATCACCGGTGGCGAGTAGACGCTCGGCGGCGGCGGGGGCGGCGCGCCCGGCGGCGGCGGCGGATGTGGGTTGGAACTCTGCGGGGCGCTGTGGGGCGGCGGCGGTGGCGGCGGGCTGCCCGCCTGCGCGGCGGGCGCTCCGGACAGCACCACCAGGGTCCCCATCAGCGCGCAGGTCGCACGCCAAAGCAGCGGGAAGCCTGTCTTTTCACGAACGAGCTCGGGCATCGCGATCTCCTGTCGTGGGGTGGAACCGACCGCGGCCGCCCGCGTTGCGGGGCCACCGCAGCCCGCCGAACGGCCGGTAGTGGGCGCCGAACGTGCGATGTCGTTTGGACGCACGCGCGGACCGGATCGGTCCGGCCAGCTGATCGCACTGATCTCATTTCCGGCGCGATTTCCCCTCGAAGCGTGCACGCCGCGCATCCGCGAGTCACTCGAGGTCGTACCAGTATGTTGCGACTCAGGTCATGTGTTCGTGCAGCGCGACGCGAAAAATTCGCGTGTGCGTGCGCCCGATGCGCTTGTGACTCGG
The Myxococcota bacterium DNA segment above includes these coding regions:
- a CDS encoding DUF6600 domain-containing protein, with the translated sequence MHKLRSRWLRALTVFALCASAALYARAQGEAPPPGSPPAGPPPGSAPPAGSAPAAADSGSAQELDRTPPRLSFTDGEVSFWRNGAEDWTPAQVNTPLGEGDQLYTGNAANLEIQIGARAFVRAGEETQLGLTNLEPDFVQFRIVNGHASLDLRSVKAGTTIEIDTPHAAFSVEHPGYYRIEVTDENTSFTSRRGGSATLTPATGQASAVAASETVVVSGTDQPKVETYAAAELDDWDRWNYTRTDQQLESVSARYVPSGVYGVDDLDHYGDWRVVPTYGSVWVPRVAPGWVPYSTGSWVYDPYYGWTWVDAAPWGWAPFHYGRWVSVGGYWGWAPGPLVARPYYSPALVAFYGAPSFSVGISFGHGGVGWVALGWGEPCFPWWGGAAFRGHPHWNGWGGPRIVNNVVINKTTVVNVNNVHWANAARANAVVGVRADQFGRGRVNVEHWDAAKVAKLRPVEGDVGIRPERASLAPSTGRGERPPRAVFNRSVVATREARQRAPQEIARTAAPTRESPPVQQKSPGLFNRGKPPEVTREQQGTASRIVTAPKRGSTDALRNRPPFGGGDSAERSAPPQPPRFRQPAGESESAASAAHAPKAPSPPVGRAERRPSQPQTREPSAPRDLPGEPANRVYRGRPAPAPRMEAPAAPQHPQQPQRQPQHVREQGGGQEHGGGARQRPDRH